One stretch of Erpetoichthys calabaricus chromosome 14, fErpCal1.3, whole genome shotgun sequence DNA includes these proteins:
- the LOC114664811 gene encoding urotensin-2 receptor → MVTEASEGMSLEKIFNGSANDSAPPPRESSSMEDLVATFSIGIILCFMCVIGVTGNVYTLVVMCHSMRSAASMYIYIISLALADLLYLLTIPFIVCTYFVKGWYFGDIGCRILFSLDFLTMHASIFTLTIMSTERYFAVLKPLDTVKRSKSYRKAIALLAWLASFLLTLPMIITIQLVQKGNTSLCHPTWSSLSYKIYITVLFCTSIVAPGVIIGYLYIRLARTYWISQTATFKQTKRLPNQKVLYLIFTIVLVFWACFLPFWIWQLIDQFHATFLVSSKVKRNINYLTTCLTYSNSCINPFLYTLLTKNYKEYLRNRQRSWSSSGYFHRRNRFQRSQQRSLSTSSQHCTESFVLTQVSGANSSL, encoded by the coding sequence ATGGTCACCGAAGCGAGCGAAGGGATGTCGCTGGAGAAGATCTTCAACGGCTCTGCCAACGACTCGGCCCCTCCGCCCCGGGAGTCCAGTTCCATGGAGGACCTCGTGGCCACCTTCTCCATTGGGATTATcctgtgctttatgtgtgtgataGGAGTGACCGGCAACGTGTACACGTTAGTGGTGATGTGCCACTCCATGAGGTCGGCGGCCTCCATGTACATCTACATCATCAGCCTGGCCCTGGCGGACCTCTTGTACCTCCTCACCATCCCCTTCATTGTCTGCACCTACTTTGTGAAGGGCTGGTACTTTGGAGACATCGGATGCCGAATCCTCTTCAGCTTGGACTTCCTCACTATGCACGCCAGCATCTTCACGCTGACCATTATGAGCACCGAGCGCTACTTTGCGGTCCTCAAGCCACTGGACACGGTGAAGAGGTCCAAAAGCTACCGGAAGGCCATTGCCTTGCTGGCGTGGTTGGCCTCTTTTCTGCTCACCCTACCCATGATCATCACCATCCAGCTGGTGCAGAAGGGCAACACCAGCCTGTGCCACCCGACTTGGAGCAGCCTGTCCTACAAGATCTACATCACTGTGCTCTTCTGCACCAGCATCGTCGCCCCCGGGGTCATCATCGGCTATCTGTACATTCGCTTGGCTCGCACCTACTGGATCTCCCAGACTGCCACCTTCAAGCAGACCAAGAGGTTGCCCAACCAGAAGGTGCTCTACCTCATCTTCACCATTGTCTTAGTCTTCTGGGCTTGCTTTCTACCTTTTTGGATCTGGCAGCTGATCGACCAGTTCCATGCAACCTTCCTGGTGTCCTCCAAAGTGAAGAGGAACATCAACTATCTGACGACCTGCCTGACCTACAGCAACAGCTGCATCAACCCTTTCCTCTACACACTGCTGACCAAAAACTACAAGGAGTACCTGAGGAACAGGCAGAGGTCCTGGTCGAGCAGCGGCTACTTCCACCGGCGAAATCGTTTTCAGAGGTCCCAGCAACGCTCCCTGTCCACCAGTAGCCAGCACTGCACTGAGTCCTTTGTGCTCACTCAGGTCTCAGGTGCCAACAGCAGCTTGTGA